From the Pangasianodon hypophthalmus isolate fPanHyp1 chromosome 17, fPanHyp1.pri, whole genome shotgun sequence genome, one window contains:
- the zfand5b gene encoding AN1-type zinc finger protein 5b — MAQETNQSPVPMLCTTGCGFYGNPRTNGMCSVCYKEHLSRQNSGGVSPLSNMGSSSVTSSPTSEASAIQIIEASLNTSASDAESPAGAAAALPVTQQMTEMSISCEEEVATPKVEIPEPVVTQPTASSSSSVNTAVSAETKTPDAPKPKKNRCFMCRKKVGLTGFDCRCGNLFCGLHRYSDKHNCPYDYKAEAAAKIRKENPVVVADKIQRI; from the exons ATGGCCCAGGAGACGAACCAGAGCCCCGTGCCCATGCTCTGCACCACCGGCTGTGGGTTCTACGGGAACCCCAGGACTAACGGCATGTGTTCGGTGTGTTATAAGGAACATCTCTCCAGACAGAACAGCGGCGGTGTGAGTCCTCTCAGTAACATGG GTTCGAGCAGTGTAACCAGTAGTCCCACCTCCGAGGCGTCTGCCATCCAGATCATCGAGGCCAGTTTAAACACTTCTGCGAGTGACGCCGAGTCGCCCGCCGGGGCCGCCGCGGCACTTCCTGTTACGCAGCAGATGACTGAGATGAGCATTTCTTGCGAAGAGGAAGTGGCAACGCCTAAAGTAGAAATTCCTGAACCTG TTGTAACTCAGCCCACggcttcttcttcctcttcggTGAACACGGCGGTCAGCGCCGAGACCAAAACCCCCGACGCCCCCAAACCCAAGAAAAACCGCTGCTTCATGTGCCGCAAGAAGGTCGGCCTTACAG GGTTCGACTGTCGCTGTGGAAACCTCTTCTGTGGACTTCACCGTTACTCAGACAAGCACAACTGCCCCTACGACTACAAAGCCGAGGCCGCGGCCAAGATCCGCAAAGAGAACCCCGTGGTGGTGGCCGACAAGATCCAGAGAATATAG